TCCAGGGGATGGAGTTAGTGGCCAGGCTAGAGGTACTAGGCCATCTAAGTATTGCTCTTAAAAGCCATTCTCTTGTTGAGAGCCTTCACTGGATTCTCTTGAAAGCCTCTCCAGGCTGCCAAatcctctcccactccctttctcaGGAGGAGGCAGGCTGCTGACTCAGCCATTTTCAGTTCCTCTGGGCTACCCCTGGAAGAGAGGTTGTGAGCAAGCCTGGAGCACTCTCTGGGTCACTGAAGGAAAGGCAGGGAAGCCATGTGGCCCTTTCTGGCCTATCAGAGTAGATGTGGAATAGCTTCTTGTTCTGGGTCCCTCAGACCTTAACGAGGAAGCACAGCCTGCCTTCTCATTCTGCCTCACCCTGCACGCCACTGTTCTTTCCTGAGTGAGGGCACTTGTCCTAGCCTCAGCAACTCTAATGAGATTAGGCTTCTCTGGTTCCCGCTGccctgtttttcttcctctaagaGCTTAGGATAGAGAGTTACAGAATGGGCCTGCTACAGAGCCTTAGCTCCTTGCCTCCCAGCTCCCTGGCTAGTGGGCTGGCCTGGCCTTTGTGGCTGTTTGTCCACTGACTGGTGGTGGGGCATGAGCTAGAGTTGTGGCGATGCCTGGCTTGCCTGAACCTGGCTGGCTGTACCCATAGGCACCCCCCTCCTGCCATGGATGGACCTGCTTAAGCTAGGGCACATACTGTCTTGCATGCCTTGCTATGCTGTCCACCCCTTGCCTGTTGCTTGTCTGCTTCCACCTCATGGTGTGTGCTGCCCACCCCCAGTGTGTTGTGTGTCTAATCCTCTCTCTCGTTGCTGTCACTCTCCTTTTCTTGCTGGCGTCATTTCTCTCATCCCATCTCATTGGCTGCCGTAGCAATAGGTAAGCAGCCTATCAAGCTGCCGCCCAGgcacaggtgggtggggggccctgccccccatcattgttttcttcatctgttttcaTTCCCCAAACATGCCCTGGAATTGGATCCTGGACAGGAATGAATGGCCCAGCTCCATGGCCCCTCGGTCCTTTCTCCTCGGTAGATCAGAGCCTTCTCTGAAGTCATACTGACTTTGTCTAACCGGTGGAATCACAAGTGGGAAGACTGGGAAAGAAGCAGAGTCTCTCTTTCATTTGGGCCTGGAGCTTACTGAGAAGCTAGAGAGGTTGCAGCTGGGAAATTGGGGCCAAGCCTGGGAGTTAGGAGCATACCTCCTTAAGCCTGATGGATTTCACTTTATTAACGCTACATCTATCCTCCTGTCATTGCCACTTGACTTCCCTTTCTCTGATGGCCTTCAGACACTAGCCCAGCTCTGACCCTACCCTTGTGCCTCTGCTGGGAGTCACAGGGAACTGCCCCAGTGGTTTAGGCAGTTGGCTTCAGAGTACATGCCAGACTTAAGCAGTGAAGGGGGGAGTAGGGAGGGGGGAGTTGTTAGCAGCTGTGGTTGATCCCTGTGGAGTGAGGTTTGCCTGGGTGCTGAGCAGCCCCTGTGTACCCTTTTCCCTCAGGAGGAACGCAGTGGATGCCTTTCGGGTCAATGTTATCCACGCCCGGCAGCAGGTGCGCAGCCCTGTCACCAACATCGCTCGCACCAGTTTCTTCCATGTTAAGCGGTCCAACATCTGGTTGGCAGCTGTCACCAAGCAGAATGTCAATGCTGCCATGGTCTTCGAATTCCTCTATAAGATGTGTGACGTAATGGCTGCCTACTTTGGCAAGATCAGCGAGGAGAACATCAAGAACAATTTTGTGCTCATATATGAGCTACTGGATGGTGAGGCTGGCAGGGCGGTGGGCCTAGGGTGGGGCTGAACCTGATGGGGCCTGGCCTGGAGGTAGGAGCAGGTGTGAGGTTCCCTCCAGTGCCTTCTGAACTTTTCTGACTGGTCTTTTGAGCCCTGAAGGCCAGCAAGtagaggtgggagagggggcagaggacaAAAACATCTTTCAGGGGGATAAGAACCTAACTGTGGGGCTTGGTAGCTGGGCCTCCTACAGTTAAGCACATTTCCCTTTCACCGTTGTGGTTTGGGCCTTAGTTCCCTGACTGTCCTTCCAGCTTTCTATCTCAATAgctgcctcagagcctggaggagggTGAGCTACTACCAGCTTCTAGGGTTAcattatctctcttcctctgtagGGTATGATTTAAGGGAACAGAGTCTTTCCACCTTCCCAATGTCTGTCTGTTTTCTAAGGACTCAGCACTTCCTGATCTCTCATTCACTGGCCATAAGAGTCTTCTGCTGATTTTCTCTGTGAAAAAAACTGAcatttaattatgttttcttatgAAGCACAAATCCCGGAGTAAATGCTACAAAGCAAGAGGACAGTGCTGTAGATGATCCCACACTCTTCTGGAGCTGTCCTGGCCAGCTATGTCCAGGCCAGGGGAGGGATTAGACTAAAGAAACCTTCAGCTTTTTCCAGGGGCTGATGGATCCCTTCCTTTTGCAGAGATCCTGGACTTTGGCTATCCACAGAATTCAGAGACAGGAGCACTGAAAACCTTCATCACTCAGCAGGGTATCAAGAGCCAGGTACTCAGTTGTACAGCCACAGCCAGGGTGGGGCCCATCCTCCTTAAGCCCCCTGAGCTCTGTCCCGGCTGACTCAAGCACCACCTCTGACAGGAAGTGCTGGCCTGAGCCCTCTGCCATGATTGCAGGCCTATTTTGCTGTGTGTGGCCCTCCACCCGAGGAGCAGCCAACTCAGCATCTCTGTTTCTGGGAATATAGTTCAAGCAGTTTCCTTCTGCactgagggaagggagggtgtggGCTGCTCTGGAGGCCTGGTGTTCCTCAGGAGGAGAGAGTGTGGGCCCTCCTCTAGGATCCAGGCCTTATAGctgccttctccttcttttctgcctGCCTCTTCCCGTCTGTGCTCCCCTACTGCTTCCTGTGGGCATCACATTGGCCCTTTGGCCTCCAGCATCAGGTAAGCTGTTCCCTTAGCTTCCATCTTTACAGCTTTGTTCCAGTTTTCTTCAGGCCCTGCAGCATGGAGCTTATGGGGAAGATGAGTTACAGGGTGGGGACCAGAAGGCAGGGGGAATGAGGGTAGAGTGGTGATAGAAACAGGATGATTGAAGGTAGAGAGGAATGAAGTCATTATGTTGTCTCTGTCCCCCGTGTAGACAAAAGAAGAGCAGTCCCAGATCACCAGCCAGGTGACCGGGCAGATTGGCTGGCGGCGGGAGGGCATCAAGTATCGCCGGAATGAGCTCTTCTTGGATGTGCTAGAGAGTGTGAACCTTCTCATGTCCCCACAGGGTGAGAGCCCTCTCGAGATGAAGCTGGAGGGGCAGGACCAGGGCAGGATCCTCATCCTGACTCAGATGTTCCCATTTATCTATCACCAGGGCAGGTGCTGAGTGCCCATGTGTCAGGCCGGGTGGTGATGAAGAGCTACCTGAGTGGCATGCCCGAGTGCAAGTTTGGGATGAATGACAAGATTGTCATTGAGAAACAGGGCAAAGGCACAGCTGATGAAACAAGTAAAAGGTGCCTGGGGCAGGGTTGCTGGTGGGAGAGGGTGGACCTCGAAGGGCTGAGCAGGGTCTGGTGAATCACAGGTTCCTTTCTAGATACCATTTTTCCAAGCTCTTGACATCTGTGCTTAAGAGAGATGAGGGGATTGTAGTCATCATACTTAAAGAGTAGTCCCCTTTGTTTGATTCCCCAGAACTAAGATTTTTCTATAACATACTGATGGCTTCTGGCCAGTGTGCCTAAAACCTCTGGGTCCCAAGCAGCGGAATTCTCCAGAAACGGTGAATTTGCAAAGCTCCCACTCATCCCTAAATTGGCAGCAGGGACCCCTGAGTCAAAAAGCTATATTCTGGTAGCCTTCCACAGTCTGTAGTGCAAGCTTCACTCAGGATGTGGCAGCCTTTGGGGGTGGGATAGATTCCCAGCCCAACTCTCTCTTGCCACTCTCCTGTACCAACGAGGAGACCTTCTGCCCCTGCTCACAGTGGGAAGCAATCAATTGCCATCGATGACTGTACCTTCCACCAGTGTGTGCGACTCAGCAAGTTTGACTCTGAACGCAGCATTAGCTTCATCCCACCAGATGGAGAGTTTGAGCTCATGAGGTACCATTGGGGTGTGAGGAGGCAGGGAATGCTGCTgacagagagtggggagagggaggaggacaggctCTGCTGTGCCAACCTTACTCCCCACCCCTAAAGGTATCGCACCACCAAGGACATCATCCTTCCTTTCCGGGTGATCCCGCTAGTGCGGGAAGTGGGACGCACCAAGCTGGAGGTCAAGGTGGTTATCAAGTCCAATTTCAAGCCCTCATTACTGGCTCAGAAGATTGAGGTGAGAACAAGGGACTTGGGGAGGAGGAAACACTGTCTCCAGATAAAGGCAGCTGATGTCGGGGCTTGACAGAGCTCTCTGACAGGTATATCACTTCTAGGTGAGGATCCCAACCCCACTGAACACAAGCGGGGTACAGGTGATCTGCATGAAGGGGAAGGCCAAATACAAGGCCAGCGAGAACGCCATCGTGTGGAAGTGAGTCTCCTTCACAAGGTCACTGCAGGGCTTAAGATGCTTTGGTGTACTCCCTTAAGTCTTACCTTCATCCTCTTGAGTgtgagtggtgtgtgtgttgCAAGGATGGGGGGGTGCCTGTCTGCTTCTCCAGGAGCCTCTGCTTATGCTGTCATCCATATACCTCTGTGTGAGTATGCACATGCCTGCACTTGGGTGCATGCGTGCATTTAGTTATCAAAATGCCTCAACATTTCCCTATTTGCCCTTGTAACATCTCTGTGAAATAGCAAGGGATAGCATGCTTGTGTGTTTAGGCTGAAATTGCAGCCCACAGTGCTAAAGGAATAGCAGATCCAAGATTCCATAGCAGGTGATTGCCAGGGCCCTTACCACATTTCCTGTCCTAGCACTTCCCACAAGTTCCTCTGttccattccccccacccctccagaaAGGACACCGTCCACCTTGAAACTCCTCCAAGCTATCAGGGGCACTTGCTGCTCATTGCCCCTCTGTTCCTAGGATCAAGCGTATGGCAGGCATGAAGGAATCACAGATCAGCGCAGAGATTGAGCTTCTGCCCACCAATGACAAGAAGAAATGGGCTCGACCTCCCATTTCCATGAACTTTGAGGTATGGCAAGGGGGGAGCCTAGAGCCACTGCAGAGGGTATGCTAATAAAGATCTTAGGATCGTCCAGGTCACCTTCTGCACCTTGCGACCTGCagatgagacccagagaggggaaagtgaCTTTTATAATTCAAAGACCCATTTCCTCCCCCTTCAGGCCTCTTACTAGAAATTTCTACTcacactgacaaaaaaaaaaatctgtgacttGTAAAGTTTGTCATAAAACagttttttggaaaattttagaTTGTTTGACTACCAGATAAGACCCAAAGTTTATTTACACACAGGAGACTGGTCTGGCATTGCTTTGCACATGTTAGACATATAATTTTCTCCACCTTATTTTTTAAGCCCATAATATTGAGGCAGAATAAGTGTGTTCTAAGGTGGGTCTTTGGTTGCTGCCTCCTGCTGATTAAAGGAATTGATTCGAGTTACCACAGGCAGGGCCTGATTTCCAACCCAAGTGATTGTTAGTTACGCTTGGATATGCTTTCTTCTTTAGTAACCTTTTAAGATCCTTCTTAAGCTTCCCCTAGCTTCTTTCAGGACTCCGATCATTCAAACACCTGTAGTAGAGAGAGATGAAGTAGGGCAGAGCTACAGAACTTCCCAGAGAGCAGCTGTGAGAGGAAGACCAAATTCCTAACTGAAGCTATCCCTTGCCCAGGTGCCATTCGCCCCCTCTGGTCTCAAGGTGCGTTACTTGAAGGTGTTTGAACCGAAGCTGAACTACAGCGACCATGATGTCATCAAATGGGTGCGCTACATTGGCCGCAGTGGCATTTATGAGACCCGCTGCTAGCTGCCTAGTAGCAGCTAgcctgcctccccacccaccttcttcCACAGATCTGGGTGCCCCCCGGGCCACCACACGTCAGCGTCTCCTCCCTCCTGCTTTGCTGCCTTCCCTTTGCACCAGCCCCTGAGTCTAGGTCTGGACCAACCACATCGTGAGCGGGACTGGTGGAGCAGTCCCTGGGCTCCCTGGGCAGGGTGGTTTCTGGGGCTCCTACTCCACCATCCATCTGTGTGCCCTGGCCcaatgccaggctctgtgttctGTGACCAAAGCCAGGtgggctccctctcctcccctcccctgtggccACATCTCTCTGGAGTGGGAGGGTTGGCTGCCCCTCACCTCGGAGCTCCCCCAAAGGCCAGTAATGGATTCCCAGCCCTCAGTCCCTACTCTGCTTTGGGATAGTGTGAGCTTCATTTTGTACACGTGTGACTTTGTCCAGTTATAAACCCAATAAACTCTGTAGAGCGGAGATGCTAAGTGTTGGTGGTGCCGGAGCTACACGGGGAGGGGAACTGATGGGATTGCTCTTCCCAAATCTTAACACCGCATACTGTGAGTTGAGTAGAATTTTATATTCTGAGCTCTCTTAAGGTTCTGGGCCCCCTTGACGTGATCCAAGCCCTTATCCTGACTGGTGTCAGCCCCAGGCCTCCTTTCTCAGAACACAACCTCAAGGGCAAGCAGCTCCACCTGGTCCTAGTTCCCTGAGGGTAGAGATTCTTTCCCTAGTTGACCTCCAGCTTTAGACAGGTATTTTCTAATTAGCAGAGATTAAGCAAggtttacatttgttttttcccACCATCTTGAGAAACTGACCTCAGTTCTGTCCTTTTCGCAATTACCCAGGCTTCCCAAACAGTGGTGAGTGGCTGGCAAAAGGGATTCTCCTCCTTGCTGTAACTTCCCCTCTGCAGAGAATCTTGTGATAAGCTAGTCCTTAAGAGGAGTATTCCATAACCTGCTGGTGTATTGGGGCAGATAAAAGAGCAGACCTGCCCTCACCAGTTTTCCCTTGTTTGGTTTCAGCCATTTTAAATCTATtagagaaaatttcaaatataaagagaaataacaagATATATGTAATGAACCCTCATTCAACTTAAGTTACCAACTCATGGCCAGTTTCTTATAAACATGATCTGTGTTCAAAATCCAAGAGtcctgtggtattttttttttttttttgcaacttgcATCAGGATCTAAACAAGGTACATTGTGGTCAGTGAAtgctttttaaatcatataaacCACAGGTTCTCTGTCAGCTCTTGCAGTGTTGTTGAAGAAAGCATAGTTTGTAGTCCCGTCCCCGTCCCCCCCCAGAATTCCTCTTTCCCTCTATTGCCTATAAAATGGTTGTTAGCTCTAGGAGCTTAACTTTTAAACTTCAAATAGCAGGACTGATCCTGCTATTTGCAGGATGGCAAAGGATGATGGATCTTAGGTGAAAATTTTAGAGCCAGGTTGGAAGAAtattcacattaaatgtaaagcaGCATCGTTTGAGGGAAATAGTCTTAACTTCTGAGGAAATCAGTGAGAGGAAGTAGCTTTTTACAGTCATTTACTGGGCTTCCTGATGCAGAGCAGTACGCTTTGGGTGTAGGTAGGGAATAAATACCATTGAATTTGCACAGCCTTTTGTCGATCTGGTTTTCTTGCTCTTTGGTGGTGAGAGAGCTTGTGCCGTGTGGTGAGGTTAGTACCGAGTGAAAATAATTCGCGTAGAACTGCTGAGCTGTCAGGTGAGAGAACGGAGTGCTGGTCCTGGGCGGGCTGGCCACCGGGCTGATACCAGAAGCCCGTAGGACCTGGGGACCGGAACAAAACTGTGGGCTGTACATTACTGTGCAGGGACTTCTGAAAGCTCGGGGACGAGTGAGTCAGCAAACCTCTCGGTGGGCTCCAAAATGGACCCGGCTGGGCGCGCTGCGGTAGACGCGCCTCAGGGGAACGCAGAGACTCGGGCGAGGCCCGCGTACATTATCAACCCCTCGTCTGTCAGAAGGTTCCCTCCCACCGGACCATCGGTGTCTCGAGTCCAGATAAACCGCGAGCTTCCCTGCACCCTACCCCGCCGCCTCCCGTAGCTCCACCTCCCAGAAGGCAGCGAGAACGGCACATGTGGCTAATTTTTCAGTGGAAACGGCGTTGCGCAAGCGCAGAGAGAGCAGTTCTAGCGTAGACTCTGAGCGGCGCTTGCGCACGGTTCCTCCATCCCAGATCACCTAGTCCACCGGATTCCGAGGGCTCTGCGCTTTTCTTACGTCACTACTAGGCATGCGCTTTGGGAGGAGGGGTGAGCTTTTGGGAGACCGGCCGGAGGCGGGTCTTGGCTGAGGTCTAACGGCGCCTGCGCGGACGGGAGCCCTACTGGAACATGGCGACTTGCGCTGAAATCCTGCGGAGCGAGTTCCCTGAAATTGACGGACAGGTCTTCGACTACGTGACGGGTGAGCGGAACCGAATCAACGCGCTGGGGAATCGGAAATGGAAGTCATTAGGGGAAAGACTAAGGGCGGGCAGTGCCGGGG
The DNA window shown above is from Neofelis nebulosa isolate mNeoNeb1 chromosome 5, mNeoNeb1.pri, whole genome shotgun sequence and carries:
- the AP2M1 gene encoding AP-2 complex subunit mu, with translation MIGGLFIYNHKGEVLISRVYRDDIGRNAVDAFRVNVIHARQQVRSPVTNIARTSFFHVKRSNIWLAAVTKQNVNAAMVFEFLYKMCDVMAAYFGKISEENIKNNFVLIYELLDEILDFGYPQNSETGALKTFITQQGIKSQTKEEQSQITSQVTGQIGWRREGIKYRRNELFLDVLESVNLLMSPQGQVLSAHVSGRVVMKSYLSGMPECKFGMNDKIVIEKQGKGTADETSKSGKQSIAIDDCTFHQCVRLSKFDSERSISFIPPDGEFELMRYRTTKDIILPFRVIPLVREVGRTKLEVKVVIKSNFKPSLLAQKIEVRIPTPLNTSGVQVICMKGKAKYKASENAIVWKIKRMAGMKESQISAEIELLPTNDKKKWARPPISMNFEVPFAPSGLKVRYLKVFEPKLNYSDHDVIKWVRYIGRSGIYETRC